One window from the genome of Paenibacillus azoreducens encodes:
- a CDS encoding MerR family transcriptional regulator: MKGMTRGQLAKRTGLSMATLRYYEESGVLPAPRRVENGYRIYTDDYLVKIKFIKDAKSLGYSLKEIGAALKMLSQDMEAETLEALVQGKIKEIEEKIQSLESIKSMLSGLLQTPQEDVHNYLRSFRVPED; encoded by the coding sequence GTGAAAGGAATGACAAGGGGCCAATTGGCCAAACGAACCGGTTTGAGCATGGCAACTCTCCGATATTATGAGGAAAGCGGCGTCCTTCCCGCCCCCCGCCGGGTAGAAAACGGGTACCGCATCTACACCGATGATTACTTAGTGAAAATCAAGTTCATTAAGGATGCCAAATCACTTGGTTACTCGCTTAAGGAAATAGGTGCAGCGCTAAAGATGCTGAGCCAGGATATGGAGGCAGAGACGTTGGAGGCGCTTGTCCAGGGCAAGATCAAGGAGATTGAAGAGAAGATTCAATCGTTGGAGTCTATCAAGTCCATGCTTTCGGGTTTGCTTCAGACGCCCCAGGAGGACGTTCACAATTACCTGCGGTCGTTTCGCGTGCCAGAAGACTGA